One window of Triticum dicoccoides isolate Atlit2015 ecotype Zavitan chromosome 5A, WEW_v2.0, whole genome shotgun sequence genomic DNA carries:
- the LOC119297707 gene encoding transcription factor MYC2-like, giving the protein MDDELLSPCSSFFPVSPPSGQYEHHHHQFIEFTSCEVPEQWLLGDVVVPAKSEDTGDLWPAGSLLSPDSELSELPAASLPGSTESTPRPAAKRRGRKPGPRPEGPTVSHVEAERQRRDKLNRRFCDLRAAVPTVSRMDKASLLADAAAYIAELRARVARLEDESKQAAAARWDTNSASLGGGGASIQNFLAGDETVEVRMVGRDAAAVRVATAAGSAPHAPARLMSALRSLELQVQHACVSRVQGATVQDVVVDVPAALQHNDGAALRSALLQRLRDSA; this is encoded by the coding sequence ATGGACGACGAGCTGCTCTCCCCGTGCTCCTCCTTCTTCCCAGTCTCGCCGCCGTCCGGCCAGtacgagcaccaccaccaccagtttatTGAGTTCACTTCCTGCGAGGTCCCCGAGCAATGGTTGCTCGGCGACGTCGTCGTGCCGGCAAAGAGCGAGGACACGGGGGATCTGTGGCCCGCGGGGTCCCTGCTGTCCCCGGACTCCGAGCTCTCGGAGCTCCCCGCGGCGAGCCTCCCTGGCTCCACGGAGTCGACGCCGCGGCCGGCGGCCAAGCGGCGTGGGAGGAAGCCCGGGCCACGCCCCGAGGGCCCCACTGTCAGCCACGTTGAGGCCGAGCGGCAGCGCCGCGACAAACTGAACCGCCGGTTCTGCGACCTGCGCGCTGCAGTCCCCACCGTGTCCCGCATGGACAAGGCCTCCCTCCTCGCCGACGCCGCCGCATACATCGCCGAGCTGCGCGCCCGTGTGGCCCGGCTCGAGGACGAGAGCAAGCAGGCGGCCGCCGCGAGGTGGGacactaactcggcctcccttggcGGTGGCGGCGCCTCCATCCAGAACTTTCTAGCAGGTGACGAGACAGTGGAGGTGCGGATGGTGGGGCGAGACGCCGCCGCAGTGCGCGTGGCCACGGCCGCGGGGTCCGCCCCGCACGCGCCGGCGCGGCTGATGAGCGCGCTCCGGTCGCTGGAGCTGCAGGTGCAGCACGCGTGCGTGAGCCGCGTGCAGGGCGCGACGGTGCAGGACGTCGTCGTGGACGTGCCAGCCGCGCTGCAGCACAACGACGGCGCCGCCCTCCGCTCCGCACTACTCCAGCGGCTACGCGACAGCGCCTAG